Proteins encoded by one window of Anoplopoma fimbria isolate UVic2021 breed Golden Eagle Sablefish chromosome 23, Afim_UVic_2022, whole genome shotgun sequence:
- the tmcc3 gene encoding transmembrane and coiled-coil domain protein 3 yields MRKNYSAIPLIYVSEAERSACDANILSIPVPMRRGGSESNLDVVDSVGDDGVGLDFTKGALGIDSLQQKILKVTEQIKVEQAARDQNVAEYLKLVNNADKQQVGRIRQVFEKKNQKSAQTIARLQRKLEQYHRRVKDSETNGKHNHKDGGSKESGTHSKEGSLRDVSTTGRHPALDKVKTIGPGVSLSPPFFFNKSREFANLIRNKFGSADNIAHLKSSMESGSGLHVDAASRGLSGSATTVAKATKYQSDDECSTGTSASADSNGNPAGGSGAGSGGPGRSDSNGRLGEVLDMVREIRESQVQLAEDMETLNTQFKRDYSYFTQMMQEERYRYERLEDQLNDLTELHQHETSNLKQELASIEEKVAYQAYERARDIQEVLESCQTRVSKLELQQQQQQTVQVENTDAKVLLGKCINIMLAIVTVILVCVSTAAKFTAPLLRSRLHLALTCVGVSLLALLWKNWEHLQCALERLLLPH; encoded by the exons gcaGAGCGCAGCGCTTGCGATGCCAACATCCTCAGCATCCCGGTGCCGATGCGCCGCGGCGGCTCAGAGTCCAACCTGGACGTGGTGGACAGCGTCGGGGATGACGGAGTGGGCCTGGATTTCACCAAGGGAGCGCTTGGCATCGACAGCCTGCAGCAGAAGATCCTCAAG GTGACGGAGCAGATCAAGGTGGAGCAGGCGGCCCGGGACCAGAACGTCGCCGAGTACCTGAAGCTGGTGAACAACGCCGACAAGCAGCAGGTGGGACGAATACGCCAGGTCTTCGAGAAGAAGAACCAGAAGTCTGCTCAGACCATCGCCCGGCTGCAGAGGAAGCTGGAGCAGTACCACCGGCGCGTGAAGGACAGCGAGACCAACGGGAAACACAACCACAAGGATGGTGGCAGCAAGGAGTCCGGCACTCACAGCAAAGAGGGAAGCCTGCGAGACGTCAGCACCACCGGACGCCACCCGGCGCTGGATAAGGTGAAGACTATCGGGCCCGGCGTGTCGCTCTCGCCGCCGTTCTTCTTCAACAAGTCGAGGGAGTTCGCCAACCTCATCAGGAACAAGTTTGGCAGCGCCGACAACATCGCCCACCTCAAGAGCTCCATGGAGTCCGGGTCGGGGCTGCACGTGGACGCCGCCTCGAGGGGTCTGAGCGGGAGCGCCACCACGGTAGCCAAGGCGACGAAGTACCAGAGCGACGACGAGTGCTCCACGGGGACGTCTGCGTCCGCCGACTCCAACGGGAACCCGGCCGGAGGGTCAGGGGCCGGATCCGGAGGTCCGGGGAGGTCGGACTCCAACGGGCGGCTGGGGGAGGTTCTGGACATGGTGCGGGAGATCAGGGAGTCTCAGGTGCAGCTGGCGGAGGACATGGAGACTCTGAACACGCAGTTCAAACGAGATTACAGCTACTTCACACAGATGATGCAGGAGGAGAGATACAG gtatGAGCGGTTGGAGGATCAGTTAAATGACCTGACGGAGCTCCACCAGCATGAGACCAGTAATCTGAAGCAGGAGCTGGCCAGTATCGAGGAGAAGGTGGCCTACCAGGCCTACGAGAGGGCCAGGGACATACAG gaggtgCTGGAGTCGTGCCAGACTCGCGTGTCGAAGCtggagctccagcagcagcagcagcagacggTTCAGGTGGAGAACACCGACGCCAAGGTGCTGCTGGGGAAGTGCATCAACATCATGCTGGCCATAGTCACCGTCATCCTGGTGTGCGTTTCCACGGCAGCCAAGTTCACCGCCCCGCTGCTGCGAAGCCGCCTCCACCTGGCGCTCACCTGCGTGGGCGTGTCCTTGCTGGCTCTGCTGTGGAAGAACTGGGAACATTTGCAGTGCGCTTTGGAACGATTGCTCCTCCCGCACTGA